From one Rosa rugosa chromosome 4, drRosRugo1.1, whole genome shotgun sequence genomic stretch:
- the LOC133745004 gene encoding uncharacterized protein LOC133745004, whose product MTKNPIATDSLPKAVHGCILELLNKKLENQKWVSRRGNVLSSFTTKAASLEDIKKDVLIRYIDFSSQVSFLLLEQVRFKAADAGDWKLWKYVDEAQFGPGPPINSVFVREKLVNADQNLQETCKWMSVESCLSWLQEVKPRCERVGPLIVVGLPNEFAQTRELQIPSTLPYQEYPPGVVLVPMASRTGKPFRTTNLVVFAPKNVPNDSEKNGFIACGDALIVDLGCQSKFHEEVWHVSLLCCAWKMVYF is encoded by the exons ATGACGAAGAACCCCATCGCAACTGATTCTCTCCCGAAAG CAGTTCATGGTTGTATACTAGAATTACTGAACAAGAAACTTGAAAACCAGAAATGGGTATCACGTAGAGGCAATGTGTTGAGCTCCTTCACAACTAAAGCTGCTTCTTTGGAAG ACATTAAAAAAGATGTCCTTATCAGATATATTGATTTTTCATCTCAGGTTTCATTTCTCCTTTTGGAACAAGTACGGTTTAAGGCAGCTGATGCCGGAGACTGGAAGCTGTGGAAGTATGTGGACGAAGCTCAGTTTGGGCCTGGGCCGCCCATCAATTCGGTGTTTGTTAGGGAAAAATTAGTGAATGCAGATCAAAATTTACAAG AGACGTGTAAGTGGATGTCGGTCGAAAGCTGTCTAAGCTGGCTTCAGGAAGTGAAACCAAGATGTGAGCGTGTGGGGCCTTTGATAGTTGTTGGGCTTCCAAATGAATTTGCACAAACAAGAGAGTTGCAGATCCCATCGACCTTACCTTACCAG GAGTACCCTCCTGGTGTTGTGCTTGTACCTATGGCAAGCAGGACAGGAAAACCTTTTCGTACAACAAACCTGGTTGTTTTTGCACCTAAAAATGTTCCAAATGATTCTGAAAAGAATGGTTTTATCGCGTGTGGAGATGCGTTGATAGTGGATCTTGGGTGTCAGTCTAAATTCCATGAAGAGGTATGGCATGTTAGTTTGCTCTGCTGCGCCTGGAAAATGGTTTATTTTTAG